A genomic stretch from Shewanella woodyi ATCC 51908 includes:
- the tig gene encoding trigger factor: MQVSVETTQGLERRLTISVPAEQIEKAVNDSLKNEAKRARIPGFRPGKVPVSVINKRYGKAIRQDITGEVMQRNFVEAIIAEKLNPAGAPTFVPGESDAENFQFVATFEIYPEVELKGLEDIAVEQPTSDVTDADVDTMIETLRKQHATYEAVERAAADGDKAKINFVGSIDGEEFEGGKAEDFELQLGSGRMIPGFESGVEGHKAGEEFDIEVTFPEDYHAENLKGKVAKFAITLNEVQAANLPEVNDEFATLFGVAEGGLEALKAEISKNMGRELEQALKANVKEQVLNGLLEQNEIELPASLIAGEVEVLRKQAMQRFGDQAANMPELPADLFTEQAERRVKVGLLLGEVIKTNELKAEEERVQGLIASMASAYEDPSEVVEYYNGNQEMMQNMRNVALEEQAVEALLKTAKVTEKAVNFEEFMNKATQQG, encoded by the coding sequence ATGCAAGTTTCTGTTGAAACAACACAAGGCCTAGAGCGCCGTCTGACCATCTCTGTTCCTGCAGAGCAGATTGAGAAAGCTGTAAACGATAGTTTAAAAAACGAAGCTAAGCGTGCTCGTATTCCTGGTTTTCGCCCAGGAAAAGTACCTGTAAGTGTCATCAACAAGCGTTATGGAAAAGCTATTCGTCAAGATATCACTGGCGAAGTCATGCAACGTAATTTCGTTGAAGCTATCATCGCTGAGAAATTGAACCCAGCTGGTGCGCCAACTTTCGTTCCTGGCGAATCAGATGCTGAGAACTTCCAGTTTGTAGCAACTTTCGAAATCTACCCAGAAGTAGAGTTGAAAGGTCTAGAAGATATTGCTGTTGAGCAACCAACTTCAGATGTTACCGATGCTGATGTCGACACTATGATCGAAACACTACGTAAGCAACACGCTACTTATGAAGCTGTTGAACGTGCTGCTGCCGATGGCGACAAAGCTAAAATCAACTTTGTTGGTTCTATCGATGGTGAAGAGTTCGAAGGCGGAAAAGCTGAAGATTTCGAACTTCAACTAGGTTCTGGCCGTATGATCCCTGGTTTTGAATCAGGCGTTGAAGGTCATAAAGCAGGTGAAGAGTTCGATATCGAAGTTACTTTCCCTGAAGATTACCACGCTGAAAACCTAAAGGGTAAAGTTGCTAAGTTCGCTATTACTTTGAATGAAGTACAAGCGGCTAACCTACCTGAAGTGAACGATGAGTTCGCTACACTTTTCGGTGTCGCTGAAGGTGGCCTAGAAGCACTTAAAGCTGAGATCAGCAAGAACATGGGTCGTGAACTTGAGCAAGCGCTTAAAGCAAATGTGAAAGAGCAAGTACTTAATGGTCTGCTAGAGCAGAACGAGATTGAGCTTCCTGCTTCTCTAATTGCTGGTGAAGTTGAAGTGCTACGTAAGCAAGCTATGCAACGCTTCGGTGACCAAGCTGCCAACATGCCAGAACTTCCAGCTGATTTATTTACTGAACAAGCTGAACGTCGCGTAAAAGTTGGTCTATTATTGGGTGAAGTCATCAAGACTAACGAGCTGAAAGCTGAAGAAGAGCGAGTTCAAGGACTTATCGCTTCTATGGCTTCTGCATACGAAGATCCAAGTGAAGTTGTTGAATATTACAATGGCAACCAAGAGATGATGCAGAACATGCGTAATGTCGCTCTTGAGGAACAAGCCGTTGAAGCATTGTTAAAAACTGCAAAAGTGACTGAGAAAGCAGTCAACTTTGAAGAATTTATGAACAAGGCTACTCAACAAGGTTAA